DNA from Aphis gossypii isolate Hap1 chromosome 3, ASM2018417v2, whole genome shotgun sequence:
tataaaaataaacggaaaacttaaattaaaacaaaagattattgtttttactttcgTATTACAGTCCTAGTCGTAACAGGTATATTAGCTTTAGCCTTTAAATCAGGGGTGTCCAACTTGCAAGGCCTCAAGGGCCAAAACTTAAACCTCTGATCTGGTTGCGGGCCATACACTAATTTTGTTAaagtaacaacaaaataatgagaggtataataataattaaaacaaaaaagtagtattatttcttttattgctcaacatctaaattttttatacatacagaaAATGTAGAGGTAGTTTTTTAAAGAACTAAGacaaacattgtaatattaatgaaaatatatctaatgtgAAGACTGTGGTCGATCGGCTTCATCCACCAATGAAGAAATGTCCACTGCCAGTTCAGTTGTAGACAGTCTCATGAGATGACGTAAGGTAGAATCGGGAAGGTTGCTTCTGTTGgggtttttaatgtatttcatGTAGGAAAAGGCACTTTCACATATATATGTGCTTCCGAACATTGATGTCATTTTCAGTCCAAAATCTCGCAGGTTTGGGAATTTCTCCTTAGacagcaatttaaaaaattcaggTCCCTTTTTATCTCTGGTGATTAGGGACATGTCAGCTTGAAGGTTACATAACTCAAGTTGTAAGTCAGGTGGTTGATCTTCAATGGATGCTCCAAGAGGATTATTATAAAGCAGTACACTGCTTTTGAGACTTTCAATATCTTTAAATCGTGTattgaattcattaataaCTTGTTGAATTTGTGAACTGCAGCATGAaaagtcaatatttttctcaCTGTTGGGTTCTTCTGCTAGTTTCAGGCAGCTAGGGAAGTGTGTTAGGTTGTTCTTTTCCAAAGCATGTTTAAACACGTTTAGCTTATTCCGGAATCCGTTTATTATTCCGACCAAATCTGAAACCGTCTGGTTTCTTCCTTGAAGACTCAAGTTTAAACTGTTAAGGTGATTAGTCAGATCtgttataaaaactaactGTCTTAAGAATTCTGGATCCTGAAGCTTCTCTTTCAGTTCAGTTGTATCGGATGAATCgtatttattaagaaatggAGGGATTTCTTATGGCAAAAAATCGTTCCATGCACTTTCCTGCACTCAACCACCTTACATGGTTGTACATTAGCAAGTCTCCATACTCAGCCTCTGTGTCCACTAAAAACTGCCTAAGTTGCCTGTGTAAAAGGGATCGATTTCCACCtctaatcatatttataattttaatcacggTCTGAAAAACTTGATCCTGCTTGACTGATTTTTCACATAAAGCTCCctgatgtataatacaatgtattgtCGGACAAGTAACACCATTCTCTTGAAGCAGACCCACTAATCCAGTTTTTTTACCAGTCATTGATGGGAATTGATTAAGGGTCTGTAGCTATGGCTGAACATTTATTAAAGCCTCCAATTCTGTCAACTGTTTTCTTCAGAGCCTCATAGACGTCTTTTCCTTTTGTTGTTCCATAAAGAGGACAAATATCAATTAGCTCCTCTTTACTAGTAAAATCTTCAAAAGTAGTGCGCACGAATATCAACAGCTGACTAACATCTGATTGATCAGTGCTTTCATCCAGACAAAGTGAGAAATACGAACTTTTTTTAACCAGGCTAAGCATAGAGTTTTCTACTTGCTCACCCATAGCAACAACCCTTCTTTGTATGGTTTGATGTGAAAGTTGCACTGATTCAAATTTCTCCGCCATTTTGGAATCTTCAAAAGCTTTGGCCATTTCAACggcacattttttaattaaattggcATCAGTGAAAGGTTTTTTTGCCTTTGCCAGCTCAAGCGACACGGCATAAGATGCATGCAAAGAATGCGTTTGAGATcgcaatattttactaaacataCCAGTTTGCTGTTTAAGCTTTTTCTTCAAATCTGTAACTAACGCACGCCGACTTTCATTTGTATACGTAGCATACTTCTTTTCATGCATTGTTGTGTAGTGTCTTCTCACATTATATTCTTTAGGCACAGAAACAATATTCATGCACACTAAACACTGCAACTTTCCATTATTGTTAGCAATCAAGTAATCACTCTCCCAACTTTCTTTATAACTCCTGTTCTCAATGTCAATTTTGCGTTTTACACTCATAATTGTATTGATGTTTAAGGAATCAAGACAAAGAATGAACTAATTAACTAAGATACGTAACAAACAACACGTCGAAGCACACTGACGCGTAGCGGCTGACGACGCGACGGACAATTGACAGTTTATTatgactaattaaaaatagaacacACATAAAACCCGCACACTGGTAAGTAATAGTCAACACAAAACACTTTTGCTCTTTAGTAAATTCTAGTCATGACTAATCGTGTGTTATTGAAATAGAACCAcagattatataatgtttttcgaACTTGAATTTATtcgattatataattgtttttaaatcgttttatatAATCTGTGATAGAACATGCTCTATTCCTTCagtcaaaacaaaacaattattatcagtCAAAAGTCAAAACTAGTTGGATCAGCTGGATACCGTAATCGTTGCAAAACAGTtgttcgttataatattttaatataattaataattattaaaaactgtttttgtatattatattttataactataagtatatatattcatatatacctataaatatttttattatgcattatgtgtttttcttttataacatttttttttacaatggtagcatttaaagaaaatatatgatttccGTAAAAccttaaacattaaaacataaacagtGCCACTTATGGCTCACTTTttgtagttaataaattaaacaaaaagaaaCCATCTATGTAACTACTGTAACTACTTACTATCGAAATTGAAACACATGAAACAGTAAATAGATCTGATTCTGAACTCTCAACTCTGATaggtactttaatattttatatttacattcacACTGCTTCGATTTATCGATTACAACGGATGGAGACGGAGAAATATGAAAACCCATCGAtttctatttataacattatacttatcaattataaattgataatattatacacagctGATTTCAATATAGTATAGATATCTGTGATTGTATACAAAGCCTGATATTAATATCCACATACGCATGACGCATGGCAGTGATTACCGATTGGTCTTTAGATCTACGACTTACGAGTTTATTGGaacttactatttttttataatgtagtcGTCGCCGTAGTCTGATTTTGTTGCGAATAGGCCAAAGagattaaaacaaatagtacACTACGTATGTTATTTATCAGGCAGTATCGTTGTTTATTCCTTTGATTATTCCtgctacttataattatacatttataacttaggtaggtacataaataattttttgggtACCCACGGACTCCACCCACCCAAAAAAAGGGGGGGGTGGTCGCCCCTCTTGGGTTATAGGTTCGGCGCCACTGATATGACTTATTAAAGTATGACATAGTAAAAAACgatcagattaaaaaatatatgatataaaatgaaagttaaaaattattattttatttgaatattgtttatatcattatagattaattaagcTGCTGGTGAATCTGCTAGTCttagtgaataaatataaaagatatgattgtttttatttttttatatattttttaaaaaataataagtcatgtgtctataaaatatttatattattgattataaaaaaatatgttttaatattttacaaaatttcagtGAAATACAAATCAGatgaataattgaatatttaatatcaaataaattcatatcactcataaataaaaaaaaaataaatcaataaaatataaagtacattcaataatctaaattttatataaaataaaaaattatgaaatcagtattttatttttataaaaatatattttagtaacatagataaaaataatactatgatactattaattgatgttgtttaattacaggcaaaaactaaaaaataaaataataataattgattttgaattcaGCAACTATCAACGTAcagatttaatacttattctgCAGCTATATCACAGACTCACgtaaaatctgaaattattCGTCTACGAGGTcgactttaataatatcacctGATGGAAGAAtaagattaatgaataattattcatatacaaaAACTAGAGATTTGctactaaaaatttttgaaaagaaacCAGATCAGCttcaagttatattaaacgaaTTACATTTAGCtatgaaatcaaaaacgtCGAACCTAACTACaagctttttaaaaaactatcttgattttaataaccaaaatgcaattattttactatagaatggtaattcagataaaaatattttacaaagattaggttttaatacaaatataatgttgaatatGACTGCATAcgatactgataataatagagtattttatttaaaattaattaattttaaaagtaatgaaattatattaaaccataaattaggttatataattaaaaatggtagATTTTTATCGTTGAAGGAAACTCATGATTCAATTTGTAATCAATACCatgatataacttatatacacGACGCAGTTAGTGATGTAAAATTAacgaaatgtattttcaactatttatgtataaaaaacaattatcagtttatattaagtaaaataataaaataggtaatataagttCTTACAGAACACTAATAGTTAGCAATTAGTAACAcggtaatattgaaaaattaacctcatctgttaaaaataattacaatcgattttgattttaacaaatattaacatgtcgatttaatacttaatttttacagGTATATCGCAGACTTAcgttaaatctaaaattaaacgacATTGAGAACGACCTTTCATAATATCACTTGATGGATGAATaagattaatgaatatatttatatcgcaTACCCAGAAGAAGAACGACACAActcaaaatttgaacaattttagttGAGTGCATATTCTACAAATTCGTATTTTACTGATCGAATTGCTAAAACGACTGAAGTCAaattagtattagtatttGTTTGAGACGTAGTTACGACattttacacttttatatgtaataaattattttaagtgaagACCGGCTTAACTCAGATAAGCCGTTTTATCTATTGCACTTTGAAACCAATTACCTAGTTGGGTCGTTCTATGACatcgaataatattgtagattaTTAAACTAAGCTTAgtacacacacaataatattattattagatttaaagttgaaatatgttagttaggtaggtatggaaaatactatattattctcAGTGATCGTCGTTCTGTCAAACTATCCGATCGTTATTACGCGTGTTATACGTACCTgactgtttttattataaaagtgtgtgtgtgttttttttttaagtataatggaAAGTGCAAGTTctgatgatttttttgaagatACCTAGTGGCAGTGACTGGACCCCGTTAAAGAGATTGAATATGATTCAATATTAGCTTTTAATAGCGACGAAGAAAATGTACCGCcaactgaaaaaaatcaagaatcGGATGTTAATATTGTTCCGGCCACTTCTTCATCTTCAGATTTGGAAGAAGTTGACACACCGACTAGAAAACGAAAGCGTTTGACCAAAAAATGGAAGAAAAATATCatgcgtaaaaataaaaattcaggaTTACAGtacgaaaattcaaaaaagcaAGTTATTGATGCTAAATCTATGCGAGGGCCATGTAGTACGAATCGCAGAATTAAATGTACCAGTAAAATAACTGAAGAgcaaagaaaatgtattttcgaaGACTTTTGGAATATGGCAGATTTATCAAAACAGCGTGACTTTGTAAGTAAGCATATCGACGAAATTAATCCAAAACATCGATATGCGATAGCCGGTAGTTCAAGATCATTAAACTAtggtttcttttttaatattaattccaCACGAGTGAAAGtatgtaaaactttttttttgaatacgtTAAGTATTTCAGATCGAATGATCCGAACTgtcaaagaaaaaatgaaaaatggttTTCTAGAGGAAGATTTTAGAGGCAAACATAAGAAACAAAAATCACttgattcaaatattaaagagtcgataaaaaaacacattgaaCTTTTTCCTACAATTGAGTCACATTATCTCAGAAAGCAGACTACAAGAACTTACATTTCtggaaatttaaatgtagCAAAAATGTACAGAATGtacgtagaatattataaggaACAAGGTATGCAAAAGTGGTCTAATCTCGCTATgtatcaacatatttttaattttaattacaatattggtttttttataccaaaaaaaGATCTATGTAATACTTGTGAATCGTAcaaaaatacagaaaataaaactgaCGAAATAGAATTATTGCAAAATCTTCATCTTTCTGAAAAAAATGCTGTTCGTTTGGAAAAAGAAGATGATAAACAAAAAGCAATCGATGGTTTTCAGTCTACCGCTTGTTTTGATTCACAAGCTATATTGATTGCACCTAACGGTGAAGTATCAAGCTTTTATTACAAAAGACGCTTAgcaacatacaattttactatttataatagaagAACGAGAACGAAGAAGGAACGTGTTACGTCTGGAATGAGACAATAGCAAAACGAGGTGCAAATGAAATTGGTACGTGTTATTGGATTTTATGCGTAATGAATTAATGgaactgaaaataattaacagatatatattttattctgacaACTGTTcaggacaaaataaaaataaatttattgcatgtttatatttatacgcatcattagtattaaatatcaatacaattcGTCACAAGTTTCTAATTGTGGGCCACACACAAAATGAAGGAGACTCTATGCATTCAGTAATAGAACGTCAAAATTGGTACTCCGAAGTGGCCCGGTCTATGTATCGTCTCAATGGGTATCAGTTATTAAGTTGGCAAAACAAAAAGGAAAACCATACACCGCCACAGTGGGGCAATATACTATCAAAGTTGGCATTAAATCATACATGAATTTATTTCTCTTAATAATACTTCTATGTAACATATTCTtaggtttaaataatattaatttatattttaaagatttttagtaatttaaatgtgtatttagttaggtaaaagtaaaaaaaaaaaatatggattttttttttaagttcaagTTTTCATGTTAATCGGTGTCTGAATCTGAATCTGAATTGTTTTCTATATTGTCGCTGTTGTTGTCATCGCTATCGCATTCACTGTTATCATCGGActcatcattatcattttgATTTGAATGAAGTGACTGAACATTTGGTGCTGGCAAATCTAATAAATGTATGGCTTGTTTAGGTAATGattgtaacttttttttacataactttCTTTTGCTGGAGATGACTGGATATCCATGTTAGATTTTTCTCGGCTACATTTTCTGGAATTATTTTCACGGtatcttttaaaatctttattgcTAGCTTCTTGTGCTTCTTCTGTTAAGTTGCCAATTGGcaataatgcatatttaattatttctggCCCATggataaaatacttatgtaaTGTAGGAGGCATATTATACCAAGGGTAGTTCTCCACAAAATATCTAGCAGTATTATGTGAAAATTCTCGGAACTTATTAACATGAATTTCATGTCCACTAGATACaactatcaataaaatatgcatttttttaataagttctaTACCTATTCGGGTAATATCGGCAGATACTTCTGGATTTGTAAAGAAACGTCTTGCTGTGTTCCCATCATTAGAAAAAATGCAGGTTTAGGTTTATCTACGATTAAacctaatttttctttaaattcattttgtatccgttttttattttctgcaaCAATAGTTTTATCATTTCCTCGAGCTTGCCATTTTTTTAGTGGTAATTTATATGCTATGTGAAGAAAACACTCAAAAAAACGAATCCACCCATGTAATACTGACAAGCCAACCTCTAAGTTATCAGTTTTTACTTCTCGTTTAATCATTTTgtcaatactattaaattcttTGGACGTGGCACCACATAAATAACACTTTTGAGTTGATGTTGTATCCGTTAGTGCATTACACACTTTTCCATCAACCATTGTTAAGACCAAATTATGCATCACTTCTAAAGATTTGTCATTAGAGATGGAAAGTCTAGTTCAATTTGAAGAAAAGTTCATTAGTTCACAGTTCATTGAAGTGAATAGTTCAAATGAACTATTCAATAGTTCATATAGTTCACTAAGTTCATTGATTTAAatgattcatatttcatacgGACATACGGTAACTGTATGATTTCACACAACCGAAGCGAACTTTTCTCTTATCACTACAAATAGATTATACAAAAAgacaattaaatgaaaaatacgagattaccaaaataaaagtatacaactataaaagaagaaaaaagcCGTAAAAGTTGCTCTTGTTGCATTTAATACTAACTACGAAATTTTAAAGAACGAATTTTGAATCTTGCTACGTTTCTctcgtatatttatttttatgatgtattttgtttctcttatacattatttatatattattgtattgtattgtaaactTTATTTGGTCAGTCTAATGTGACTGATtttgtattcttatttttatttattttattcaatgtatactttttgagatattttgtttctttttttcaaatattgttatttaaattactactgTTAACTCTCTACTCCATCACAAGCTTAGGCTTAAAGAAGTAGATATATTTCTTTATGTATGCATTTCATTGTATGTAtagagaaaattaaataaaaaaataataaatagaggGGGTTGAGTACTTGAGTGTATCTCAGATATGCTATGTAAAGTGCATTAGgtttattaaatcttaaagtaatgataaatcatttcttaaattaaacaatttttaaatgatcataaatgatttttgaagtttttttttactataatttgtattatttaaagcaAGTAGGTATATTCTTTTGCTTCCATTATAACATAGTTAATTGTTTGTTGTATGTAATATGGATTTATTAaagattcaatataaaattaaggtgttaatgttattatttttgttataatattacctaattgaattgaattaaaGTTTTATCCCTATTTgtctaatacaaatatacaattttgtatacaaattaaatatgttacttagtaaaaaataacaatgaatatGAAATGGCCTGTATGGACAGGTATAATCTGGTCTAACTTTTGTCCCCTAAAATagtgttttttgtatttattattaactatttagtaCACTTGGTACAGAAATAGTCACAGTGTTGCCATTCTATGAACATTGTGTTTGCTTATGCTCAATAATAAGAATAGTctgtttagaaaatttaaatttttattaagttaaattattttcatagttaATCCTCTTTTACACTtagttagaaattaaaatttaattttataaatttaatataatggcCCCTCGTAAAAGAAGTGAAACGTGGAATCATTTTAGTGAGTTGGACAACAGTAAAGCCAAATGTGGGTAttgcagtaaaatattaagtactgCTGGTGGATCTTTTGGTAATTTGAATCGTCATTTAAAAACGGTTCATCCTGCTGTACTTTTTTCAAAAGCAAAAGAGATAATGGACCTTGATGAAAATCTTGTAGATGATCCTGCTAATCacggtatattttattcagttttactattattttcctattatacatttctatgTACCAATTTGAGTTAAACTCATTTATGTGGTATTACATGAATACAAAGCAGACCCTCCAGTAGAAGCATTAAATGTTCCTTGTTCGAGTGTTAATAAGACTTCAACAAATACTACCCCCATCCAAAGTAACATTATGAGTTTTATGCAAAGTAAAAAACCTATCTCAATGAATAGATCTAAGAAAATTGATGAACAAGTGACAAAAATGATAGTAAAagggtaattaattatatttatttggaatttattataattatatataaatgcatgtTAAGAAACAAaaagcaaataattataataacaatattaattataaaaacaatgatacATTTGTACATAGTAaagtcaaataattatataataggaaaACGATAATATAGTAGTAACATGATTGCAACTCCTTTTTTAAGCATAGCATGACGTTTTGGAGGTATGTATGTTTAAGTTCTTGTTACAATGATAGGTACATtagaaaagagaaaaaaatatttatacaggaAATTAGggaataagataaaaaaatcaaaaactaaaaaactaattacttaaatttaaattttagtacacaaatattattattttgtttgtaaaaggTACTACAATAATGTTTGACCCTggctacattatttttattatctcgacattttacattaatatataactataattcacattaaaataccaataactaaaataaattaatatatttatgtattatacaaagtacaatatttatcaGTGAACTAAGCAATTtaatgaaagttaaaaatacctacatacttatttttttttattttatgatatagattttattcattttctatGGTGGATGAcatttatcattgtatttattgacatttatatgGATGAGAATTtagaaaactattaaaaatgttgaacccTCGATATGAGATTCCTTGCCGACAAACTATATCTAAGAATTTGATcccaaaattatacaatttaactttagaaaatttaaaaaaaaaagttgaaaatgcATAAGTAGTTAATTGACAATAGATGGTTGGacttgtgtaaataataaaagttatgttGCAGTAACAGCTCATTTTATTGATGAAGATAAAATGGTGTCCGTTTGCCTTGGTTGTGAACATTTTCCTCTACAGCACACAGCAATTAATCTAGCagagtatttaaaaagtataacaattgaatggaaaatcaataataaagttGTGGCTGTTGTAACTGACAATGCAGCAAATATGGTTTCTGCAGTACGTAAGTTACATTTTCGACACGTAGGATGTTTTGCTCATTCCATCAATCTCGTTGTTCAAAACTCACTAGcaaacatttcataaatagtttcaaaagtaaaaaaaaaatagtcgaaTTTTTCAAACGCAGCAGTAACGCATTAACAAAACTCCAATCAACACAAGCTCAAATGGGTTTacctttattaaaattgaa
Protein-coding regions in this window:
- the LOC126551044 gene encoding general transcription factor II-I repeat domain-containing protein 2A-like, whose product is MTGKKTGLVGLLQENGVTCPTIHCIIHQGALCEKSVKQDQVFQTVIKIINMIRGGNRSLLHRQLRQFLVDTEAEYGDLLMYNHVRWLSAGNLNLSLQGRNQTVSDLVGIINGFRNKLNVFKHALEKNNLTHFPSCLKLAEEPNSEKNIDFSCCSSQIQQVINEFNTRFKDIESLKSSVLLYNNPLGASIEDQPPDLQLELCNLQADMSLITRDKKGPEFFKLLSKEKFPNLRDFGLKMTSMFGSTYICESAFSYMKYIKNPNRSNLPDSTLRHLMRLSTTELAVDISSLVDEADRPQSSH
- the LOC126551045 gene encoding general transcription factor II-I repeat domain-containing protein 2-like; this translates as MSVKRKIDIENRSYKESWESDYLIANNNGKLQCLVCMNIVSVPKEYNVRRHYTTMHEKKYATYTNESRRALVTDLKKKLKQQTGMFSKILRSQTHSLHASYAVSLELAKAKKPFTDANLIKKCAVEMAKAFEDSKMAEKFESVQLSHQTIQRRVVAMGEQVENSMLSLVKKSSYFSLCLDESTDQSDVSQLLIFVRTTFEDFTSKEELIDICPLYGTTKGKDVYEALKKTVDRIGGFNKCSAIATDP